A stretch of DNA from Rhizobium sp. N324:
CGCCTTCGCCTTCCCGGCCCATCAGCGCCTCGGCCGGCACTTCGCAATCCTGGAATACCAGCTCGGCCGTGTCGCTGCCGCGCATGCCGAGCTTGGAGAGCTTCTTGGAGACGCTGAAGCCGGGCATGCCCTTCTCGATGATGAGGGCGGAAATGCCTTTCGCGCCGGCGGCGGGATCGGTCTTGGCATAGACGACCAGCACATCGGCATGCGGCGCATTGGTGATCCAGAATTTGGTGCCGTTGAGGATGTAGCGGTCGCCCTTGCGCTCGGCCCGCAACCGCATGGACACGACGTCGGACCCGGCGCCGGCCTCCGACATGGCAAGCGAGCCGACATGTTCGCCTGAGATCAGCTTCGGCAGATAGCGGCGCTTCTGTTCCGGTGAGGCCCAGCGGCGGATCTGGTTGACGCAGAGATTGGAATGAGCGCCATAACTCAGGCCGACGGAGGCCGAAGCGCGCGAAACCTCCTCCATGGCGACGACATGCTCGAGGTAACCGAGACCGGCGCCACCGAATTCCTCCTCGACGGTGATCCCATGCAGGCCGAGCGCGCCCATCCGGGGCCAGAGCTGGCGCGGAAACGTGTTGCTTTCGTCGATCTCCGCGGCCAGCGGGGCAATATGATCGGCGGCAAACCGCGCCGTCGTGTCGCGGATCGCATCCGCGGTTTCGCCAAGCGAAAAATCAAACATGGCACTCCTCC
This window harbors:
- a CDS encoding isovaleryl-CoA dehydrogenase translates to MFDFSLGETADAIRDTTARFAADHIAPLAAEIDESNTFPRQLWPRMGALGLHGITVEEEFGGAGLGYLEHVVAMEEVSRASASVGLSYGAHSNLCVNQIRRWASPEQKRRYLPKLISGEHVGSLAMSEAGAGSDVVSMRLRAERKGDRYILNGTKFWITNAPHADVLVVYAKTDPAAGAKGISALIIEKGMPGFSVSKKLSKLGMRGSDTAELVFQDCEVPAEALMGREGEGVKILMSGLDYERTVLAGGPLGIMQACLDVVLPYVRDRKQFGKPIGEFQLMQAKIADMYVALNSARAYVYSVARACDAGRATRTDAAAAILFASENAVKVSLEAIQALGGAGYTKEWPVERFLRDAKLYDIGAGTNEIRRYLIGRELIAS